A genomic region of Methanobacterium sp. contains the following coding sequences:
- a CDS encoding nicotinamide-nucleotide adenylyltransferase — MINLRGLLVGRMQPVHEGHLQVIKSILEEVDEVIICIGSAQLSHTLKDPFTAGERVMMLTKALSENSISASKYYIIPVQDVACNSIWVAHIKMLTPPFEYIYSGNSLVQRLFKEAGYEVTQPPLFNRKIYSGTEVRRRMLVNEDWESLVPESVVNVIKEIDGVSRIKHLSKKEGPDYEV, encoded by the coding sequence GTGATTAATTTGAGAGGATTACTTGTAGGAAGAATGCAACCAGTTCATGAAGGACATCTCCAGGTAATTAAAAGCATTCTTGAAGAAGTTGATGAAGTTATAATCTGTATTGGAAGTGCTCAACTGAGCCATACTTTAAAAGATCCATTTACAGCAGGCGAAAGAGTAATGATGCTCACCAAGGCCCTCAGTGAAAATAGTATAAGTGCCTCAAAATACTATATAATACCAGTTCAGGATGTTGCATGCAATTCAATCTGGGTAGCGCATATTAAAATGCTTACACCACCATTTGAATATATTTACTCAGGTAACTCTCTGGTGCAGCGTCTTTTTAAAGAAGCAGGCTATGAAGTTACTCAACCACCGCTTTTCAACCGTAAAATCTATTCTGGGACAGAGGTAAGAAGAAGAATGCTTGTAAACGAAGATTGGGAATCTCTTGTCCCTGAATCAGTTGTAAATGTAATTAAAGAAATTGATGGGGTTTCAAGAATTAAACATCTATCAAAAAAAGAAGGCCCTGATTATGAAGTATAG
- a CDS encoding molybdenum cofactor biosynthesis protein MoaE: MENVRIIKKDEEKITLSDLIKMVKKNPQIDRCGAVFTFEGIVRGEEDDIKVKKLSLSTPLIEKTEKELKNIINEIAVKYEVVEIAAVHYVGEFYTGDPLLLVVVAGGHRGETLKALKETIERVKFDLDFKKEEYTEKGTNIIMSGG; this comes from the coding sequence ATGGAAAATGTGAGAATCATTAAAAAAGACGAAGAAAAAATAACACTTTCTGACCTTATAAAGATGGTTAAAAAAAATCCTCAAATCGACCGCTGCGGTGCAGTATTTACTTTTGAAGGAATTGTTAGAGGAGAAGAAGATGATATAAAGGTCAAAAAACTTAGTCTGAGCACTCCCTTAATTGAAAAAACAGAAAAAGAGCTTAAAAATATTATAAATGAAATTGCGGTGAAGTATGAAGTAGTTGAAATAGCTGCAGTACATTATGTGGGTGAATTTTATACTGGAGATCCTCTCCTGCTTGTTGTGGTTGCTGGAGGACATAGGGGAGAAACCCTGAAGGCATTAAAAGAAACAATTGAACGTGTAAAATTCGATCTTGATTTTAAAAAAGAGGAATATACTGAAAAAGGAACGAACATTATAATGTCTGGCGGATAA
- a CDS encoding HD domain-containing protein, producing MKLIRDSIHGNLYLNDFEIKLVDTPQIQRLRRIKQLGFTYLVYPGANHSRFEHSIGTLHIASKIADNIGLEKDEKDMVRSAALLHDAGHGPFSHVSEGILNSPHEYLTSRVIKESDLFYILSEKFDPDEIIDMINGKGPLGQIISGELDADRMDYLIRDSYYTGVAYGMIDTGRLIHSIKLKDNLIIEAKGIQAAESALIARYLMYPSVYQHHTTRIINSMFRRCMKWLFEAEIVDPETIYRLDDSDIVSIARAQEGKIKNVIGRLDNRDLFKRVFSIKLSDLEEPKDVFQINEDKIRKIELEIAEDLGSPIEYTIIDIPEYPFFNEMRTLVSVGNENVKLSEISSLVSALKNVRFNYADICIYVPDEYVEKALKFPFENYLELTMQKKIKEWF from the coding sequence TTGAAACTTATAAGGGACAGCATCCATGGAAATCTATATCTAAACGATTTTGAGATAAAACTGGTGGACACACCCCAAATACAACGTCTTCGAAGAATAAAACAGTTGGGATTTACATATTTAGTTTATCCTGGGGCAAATCACTCCCGTTTTGAGCATTCAATCGGAACATTGCATATTGCATCCAAAATAGCAGATAATATAGGGCTTGAAAAGGATGAAAAGGATATGGTTCGCTCAGCAGCTCTTTTACATGATGCTGGACACGGGCCATTTTCTCATGTTTCAGAGGGGATACTTAACTCTCCTCACGAATATTTGACCTCCCGAGTAATTAAAGAGAGTGATCTTTTCTATATTTTATCAGAAAAATTTGATCCAGATGAAATAATAGACATGATCAATGGTAAAGGGCCTTTAGGTCAGATAATAAGTGGAGAACTTGATGCAGACAGAATGGATTATCTTATAAGAGATTCATATTATACTGGAGTAGCTTATGGTATGATTGATACAGGAAGACTTATCCACTCAATTAAACTGAAAGATAACCTTATTATCGAGGCTAAGGGCATCCAGGCTGCAGAATCAGCACTTATAGCCCGATATTTGATGTATCCAAGTGTTTACCAGCACCATACCACACGTATAATCAATTCCATGTTTAGAAGGTGTATGAAGTGGTTGTTTGAAGCAGAAATAGTTGATCCTGAAACAATTTATCGTTTGGATGATTCAGATATAGTTTCAATAGCAAGAGCCCAGGAAGGTAAGATAAAAAATGTTATAGGCCGTTTGGATAACAGAGATTTATTTAAAAGAGTATTTTCCATAAAGTTAAGCGATCTTGAAGAACCAAAAGACGTTTTCCAAATAAATGAGGATAAAATAAGAAAAATCGAACTTGAAATTGCTGAAGATCTGGGATCTCCTATAGAGTACACCATAATTGATATTCCAGAATATCCTTTCTTCAATGAAATGCGTACATTGGTATCTGTGGGTAATGAAAATGTGAAATTAAGTGAGATATCAAGCCTTGTAAGTGCTCTTAAAAATGTTAGATTTAATTATGCAGATATATGTATTTATGTTCCTGATGAATATGTTGAAAAAGCTTTAAAATTTCCATTTGAAAATTATCTGGAGCTTACAATGCAGAAAAAAATCAAAGAATGGTTTTAA
- a CDS encoding UbiX family flavin prenyltransferase — protein sequence MIVVGITGASGVIYGIKLLEELKKLKENTAVLITDPAKIILEHELGMRENEIKELADLTYDPKDLTASINSGSFRFNSMVIVPCTMKTISAIATGYANNAITRAADVVLKERRNLVLVPRETPLRSVHLENMLKISNEGGIILPAMPGFYHNPENIDDLCNFVVGKILDVLKIENNLFKRWHDGRP from the coding sequence ATGATAGTAGTTGGAATTACTGGTGCAAGTGGAGTTATATATGGCATAAAGCTCCTTGAAGAATTAAAAAAATTAAAAGAAAATACAGCAGTTCTAATAACTGATCCTGCCAAAATAATCCTTGAACATGAATTGGGCATGAGGGAAAATGAAATAAAAGAACTTGCAGATCTTACATACGACCCAAAAGACCTGACAGCATCTATTAACAGCGGATCTTTTAGATTCAATTCCATGGTAATCGTGCCCTGTACAATGAAGACCATTTCTGCAATAGCAACAGGATACGCAAATAATGCAATTACAAGAGCCGCAGATGTTGTTTTAAAGGAGAGAAGGAATTTAGTACTTGTGCCACGTGAAACTCCTCTTAGATCTGTCCACCTGGAAAATATGCTTAAAATAAGTAACGAGGGAGGTATAATTCTTCCAGCAATGCCGGGCTTTTACCATAATCCAGAAAATATCGACGATTTATGCAATTTCGTGGTTGGAAAAATTCTGGATGTTTTAAAAATTGAAAACAACCTTTTTAAACGATGGCATGATGGCAGGCCATGA
- the cbiT gene encoding precorrin-6Y C5,15-methyltransferase (decarboxylating) subunit CbiT — translation MIPDNEFITLKNVPGPTKEEIRCLVLCKAEVSPDDVVVDIGCGTGGLTLEFAKRARKVYAIDKNINAVNLTLENLKKHGLEHKVSIIKNDALSALKEIDRFDILMIGGSGGDLPLIIEEGYRKLGESGRILITSILLETPVEAIKTMKKLEMKIELINVAVFRGKILERGTMMYSNNPITIISARNRSK, via the coding sequence ATGATACCAGATAACGAATTTATAACCTTAAAAAATGTTCCAGGCCCTACCAAGGAAGAAATAAGATGTCTGGTACTGTGTAAAGCAGAAGTATCACCAGATGATGTTGTTGTAGACATTGGCTGCGGAACCGGAGGGTTAACATTAGAATTTGCAAAAAGAGCCAGAAAAGTATATGCAATTGATAAAAATATAAATGCTGTCAATCTAACTCTTGAAAACCTTAAAAAGCATGGTTTAGAGCACAAAGTAAGTATTATTAAAAATGATGCTTTAAGTGCCTTAAAAGAAATTGATAGATTTGATATCCTTATGATTGGAGGAAGCGGCGGCGATTTACCTTTAATAATTGAAGAGGGTTATAGAAAACTTGGTGAGTCTGGTAGAATCTTAATAACTTCTATATTACTTGAAACTCCAGTTGAAGCTATTAAAACCATGAAAAAACTTGAAATGAAGATTGAACTGATTAACGTGGCTGTTTTTAGGGGTAAAATATTAGAAAGAGGAACCATGATGTATTCAAATAACCCCATAACAATTATATCTGCCAGAAACAGAAGTAAATAG